A section of the Clostridium sp. TW13 genome encodes:
- a CDS encoding ABC transporter ATP-binding protein, which produces MKKFKGINELRRIMSFMRPRMLKYSIGVIGNNLSAALGLNIVMAFIYKDMVNSAVNRDITLLVKSIIIALVTLTIASFICTSLTYMYNKCIRYTMTEIRQKTFFHMECLPINQFERRHSGDTLSRMTNDLNNIEYIYADGISGMLYAIIVGVSAAISMFALNWKIALYTIGLGIITFYINTCFANSFRNINDKIQQGYGKMTELISDLFSGIQLIKLFHLEDLILKKYNKSNDNIKDLIVVRTRKYAVLDSINSIIGGLSFIGIVIIGGMMALKKNTDFGTVMAFIKLQGNISFMFFQAGSLITEFQRVLAGASRLFELLDEPIESQIENMHSQSIGSNAIEMRNVVFQYSSEKVVLNNFNISVPINQKVALVGSSGCGKSTIIKILLGFYTVNNGSIEVCGKSINSYTLPELRNLMSYVPQDTYLFDGTIEENIRYGKRNASQQDVIEAAIAANAHEFILNQPEGYNTQIGERGARLSGGQRQRIAIARAFLKNAPILLLDEATSSLDSESENQVQIALESLMRGRTVIVIAHRLSTIENADKIYVVAKGKIVECGKHEELINNGGLYKKLHELQFKNIAV; this is translated from the coding sequence ATGAAAAAGTTTAAAGGTATAAATGAGTTAAGAAGAATAATGAGTTTTATGAGACCAAGGATGTTGAAATATAGTATAGGGGTAATAGGAAATAATTTATCTGCTGCATTAGGACTAAATATAGTTATGGCATTTATTTATAAGGACATGGTAAATAGTGCGGTAAATAGAGATATAACTCTTTTAGTAAAATCTATAATTATTGCACTTGTAACTTTAACAATAGCAAGTTTTATATGTACATCATTAACTTATATGTATAACAAGTGTATCAGATATACAATGACTGAAATAAGGCAAAAAACATTTTTTCATATGGAGTGTTTACCAATAAATCAATTTGAAAGAAGGCACAGTGGGGATACTCTTTCAAGGATGACCAATGATCTTAATAATATTGAATATATCTATGCAGATGGAATAAGCGGGATGCTTTACGCTATTATAGTTGGAGTTTCAGCAGCAATATCTATGTTTGCGTTGAATTGGAAGATAGCACTTTATACTATAGGACTTGGAATAATTACATTCTATATAAATACTTGTTTTGCAAATTCATTTAGAAATATTAATGATAAAATTCAACAAGGTTATGGAAAGATGACAGAGCTTATATCTGATTTATTTTCAGGAATTCAACTCATTAAACTGTTTCACTTAGAAGATCTAATACTAAAAAAATATAATAAATCAAATGACAATATAAAAGATTTAATTGTTGTTAGAACTAGAAAGTATGCTGTTTTAGATAGTATTAATTCAATTATAGGTGGGTTGAGTTTTATAGGAATTGTAATTATAGGCGGAATGATGGCACTTAAAAAGAACACAGATTTTGGTACAGTTATGGCTTTTATTAAACTTCAAGGCAATATTAGCTTTATGTTTTTTCAAGCAGGGAGTTTAATAACAGAATTTCAAAGAGTTTTAGCAGGAGCAAGTCGTCTTTTTGAACTTTTAGATGAACCTATAGAAAGTCAAATAGAAAATATGCATAGTCAAAGTATAGGAAGCAATGCAATTGAAATGAGGAATGTAGTGTTCCAGTATTCATCTGAAAAAGTAGTATTAAATAATTTTAATATTTCTGTTCCGATAAATCAAAAAGTGGCACTAGTTGGGTCAAGTGGTTGTGGAAAGAGCACAATAATAAAAATATTGCTTGGATTTTATACAGTCAATAATGGGAGTATAGAAGTTTGTGGTAAATCTATAAATTCATATACCCTGCCAGAACTAAGGAATTTAATGTCATATGTTCCTCAAGACACATATCTATTTGATGGAACAATTGAAGAAAATATACGTTATGGAAAAAGAAATGCATCACAGCAAGACGTTATAGAAGCAGCTATAGCAGCTAATGCACACGAATTTATTTTAAATCAGCCTGAAGGCTATAATACCCAGATTGGAGAGAGAGGGGCTCGTTTGTCAGGAGGGCAAAGGCAGCGTATTGCTATTGCAAGAGCCTTTTTGAAAAATGCACCTATTTTGCTTCTAGATGAAGCAACATCTTCCTTAGACTCAGAATCAGAGAATCAAGTTCAAATTGCACTTGAATCATTGATGAGAGGAAGGACTGTTATTGTGATTGCTCATAGATTATCCACTATTGAGAATGCGGATAAAATTTATGTAGTAGCAAAGGGAAAAATTGTTGAGTGTGGGAAACATGAAGAACTTATAAACAATGGAGGCTTATATAAAAAACTTCATGAATTACAATTTAAAAATATAGCAGTTTAA